ATCGAAGGGGGTGACTGTGTAGGTATACCCCGTGGAATCAGGAATATGCCCAACCGAGAGGCCTTTTCCCATCAATCGCTGTATCATTTCATCAGGCAGACCACGAACCACCTGAGTCTCTCCTGCATGGAATGTCATCATGGGACCCGTTCCTCCGGCAGTGAGACTTCCCCCGAGGAAGCCTTCTTCCTCGATAAGCAACACGCTGAGCCCTTCCCTTCCGGCTGCAATAGCCGCCATGCTGCCAGCGATCCCTCCGCCGACAACAATCAAATCATAGTGTGTATCATAGAGTGCATTCATGTAATTATCCTTATTTATTTCAATCCCGTGTTTACCATGGCATCGGTGACTTTCTGCTGGAACAGCAGATAGACCACCATGATCGGTAAGATCGACAGGGTAGTTGCGGCCAACTGCAGATGCCACTGAGGTAACCCATAGGTATCATTGAAGTTGGTCAAAGAGAGTGGAAGCGTAAAATTTTCCAATGAGCTAATGAATACCAGCGGCTCCAAATAGGTATTCCAAACAGCAATGAAGGCCAGGATGGCAACAGAACTGAGTACAGGGGTGGCAACTGGGAGCATAATCTTCAAGAAGATGCCCAGAGGGTTCAACCCATCGATTCTCGCAGCCTCTTCCAACTCATTAGGTACCGTTACATAGAACTGCCTGAGCATGAAAGTCGAAAAAGCTCCCTGACTACCAAAAATTGGCAACAACATCAGAGGAACCAAGGTATCCAAGGCGCCCCATCCCCGCATCTGGAAGAAAAGGGGTATGATGGTTACCTCGATAGGCATCATCAGTGCTGTCAGGAGAAGCAGGAATGCAGCATTACGTAAGGGAAACCGCATTCTCGCAAATGCATACCCTGCCAATGCTGCAAGCAAGACATTGCCTGCAGTCCCTACGAAGGCAACAGCCAACGTATTGAGGTAGTGCCGTGCAAAGGGCTGAACAGTAAAAATATCAAGATAATTCGAGAAAGCCCAAGAGGTCGGAAGCAATCTTGGCACACCAAATATCTCAGCACTACTGTTGAGTGAGTTCACAACCATCCACCAGAATGGATAGACGAACAAGAGGGTCAGCAATGCAACAAGCAAGGCATAGGGAGCCTGTTTCAAATACTTACGATTCATAGAAGGAGATCCTTTTTCTGGAGAACCACTGCAGGGCGGTCAAGACGAGTACAATAAGAAACAGTACTACAGCCAGGGCTGATGCAAAGCCTGTATCGAACATACGGAACGCCTGATGGTAAATATAGTAGACCATTACCATGGTGGACCCCTCCGGTCCCCCATCGGTCATTAACTTGATGGTATCAAAGACACGCATCGATCCTATGATGGTAACAATGGCAACCATCATGACAGTGGGCATCAGCAGAGGAAGCTTTATCTTGAAAAAGAGCGTAAAACGCTTTGCTCCATCAATACGGGCTGCCTCAATGACATCGCCTGGCATATTGAGCACAGCACCCATGAAGATGAGCACGTTCATTCCCAAGTTCTTCATGACCCTGTTGACGATGACACTGGCCATCGCCCACCCTTTCTCAAAGAGCCAGTTTGGCCCTTCTATCCCAATGAGGGAGAGGAACCAGTTTATCGGTCCTGCGTCCCCTCCTTGCAAGAGATACTTCCAGACAATTGCCCAGGCCACCCCGCTGGTGACCACAGGCAAGAAAATGATTCCCCTCACAAACCTGGTTCCCATCTTCCCGCCCCCAAGATAGAGAGCGAGCAAGAGGCTGAAGACCAGATTGAGCGGT
This sequence is a window from uncultured Sphaerochaeta sp.. Protein-coding genes within it:
- a CDS encoding carbohydrate ABC transporter permease; the encoded protein is MNRKYLKQAPYALLVALLTLLFVYPFWWMVVNSLNSSAEIFGVPRLLPTSWAFSNYLDIFTVQPFARHYLNTLAVAFVGTAGNVLLAALAGYAFARMRFPLRNAAFLLLLTALMMPIEVTIIPLFFQMRGWGALDTLVPLMLLPIFGSQGAFSTFMLRQFYVTVPNELEEAARIDGLNPLGIFLKIMLPVATPVLSSVAILAFIAVWNTYLEPLVFISSLENFTLPLSLTNFNDTYGLPQWHLQLAATTLSILPIMVVYLLFQQKVTDAMVNTGLK
- a CDS encoding sugar ABC transporter permease, whose translation is MKQHSLKANHRRDAIIGWAFITPQMAGFVFFVLLPLVSVFLYSVQEKNLLFGTSVFNGLENFRLLFADPLFSKSLVNTLIFSAGVVPLNLVFSLLLALYLGGGKMGTRFVRGIIFLPVVTSGVAWAIVWKYLLQGGDAGPINWFLSLIGIEGPNWLFEKGWAMASVIVNRVMKNLGMNVLIFMGAVLNMPGDVIEAARIDGAKRFTLFFKIKLPLLMPTVMMVAIVTIIGSMRVFDTIKLMTDGGPEGSTMVMVYYIYHQAFRMFDTGFASALAVVLFLIVLVLTALQWFSRKRISFYES